From the Hyphomicrobiaceae bacterium genome, the window GGCACGTTGCCGTCGCGTAGTCCCTCGGCGATGGCGTGCGCGGTCTCATAAGCGTTGAGGTAGGGCTTCCCCGCCCAGAAGACGTCCCCACCCATGTGCTCGTAGAGGTCCGCGATGGCGCCTGCGCAATAGAGCAGCGTGCCACCCACGTCGACCAGCAAGTCGGGGTTTGCGCATACGAATGGCAGTTTGCGCGCTTTAGCCTTTTTGAGCAAAGGAACGTAGTCCTGAGGCTTTTCGCGTCTGTCGTCCGTGAGACCGGTACAAACGATGGCCTCGGCGTCATCGAGATGGGCAGCCTCTGCCTTGAGGGCGGAAAAGAATGCCGCGTCCCGGTCCTGAGGGCCGATCAGATACAACTTAGCGAAGCCCCGGTTGGTGATGTGATTGAGTGCGATTGCTCCTGATGAGACGATATCGTCCCAAGCTGAGGCGGGTACGTTTCGGCTCTCCAGCATGTCCGCGACACGGTACTTAGGGACTGGGGCATTAGAGACCAGAATGACGGTTCCTCCGCCTTTTCGAAACCGCTCCAGGGCGGCGCAAGCATCCTCGAAGGCCGTTACCCCGTTATGAACTACGCCCCAAACGTCGCAAAAGAGCACGTCATAGTTGGCAAGAAGCTCTCCGGCGCGGTCGAGAATCTCTGGCACGCGCGGAGTTGGGGGGGGGTCTTTCTTCACCGTTGAGGACCGATTCATTGCTGCGAGAGGCGCCGGATGGCGTCTTGCCCTGCCGGTTAGCATGGTGATCGGCAGCAATCCAGTCTCTGCTGCGGTGCAAAGCTCCTATGCATGAGCCCCTAGACGTACCGGGATACT encodes:
- a CDS encoding TIGR01459 family HAD-type hydrolase, whose translation is MNRSSTVKKDPPPTPRVPEILDRAGELLANYDVLFCDVWGVVHNGVTAFEDACAALERFRKGGGTVILVSNAPVPKYRVADMLESRNVPASAWDDIVSSGAIALNHITNRGFAKLYLIGPQDRDAAFFSALKAEAAHLDDAEAIVCTGLTDDRREKPQDYVPLLKKAKARKLPFVCANPDLLVDVGGTLLYCAGAIADLYEHMGGDVFWAGKPYLNAYETAHAIAEGLRDGNVPRRRCLVIGDAIRTDLKGAENFGCDALFVASGIHRHEAMDGAALSAEKLELLFPAGTPSAIAAMAELRW